The following proteins come from a genomic window of Paenibacillus sp. CAA11:
- a CDS encoding DoxX family protein: MFNEWLRTNKVAMWLLTVVRIYLGYQWISHGWEKLTGGFDAGGFLQGAIAKSTGEHPAVQGWWAAFLEHAAMPGVKFFNVLIPLGEFLVGLGLILGTFTTFAALMAIVMNAAFLFSGTVSTNAQMLLLEVFVVVAAANAGKIGLDHYVLPYLRRFFKREGAQGPATVTPLRKKHTA; encoded by the coding sequence ATGTTTAACGAGTGGCTGAGAACGAATAAAGTTGCAATGTGGCTTCTTACCGTGGTACGGATATATCTTGGCTATCAGTGGATATCGCATGGCTGGGAGAAGCTGACGGGCGGATTTGATGCGGGGGGCTTCCTGCAGGGAGCAATCGCCAAGAGCACTGGCGAGCATCCGGCGGTTCAAGGCTGGTGGGCTGCATTTCTGGAGCATGCCGCTATGCCGGGAGTGAAATTTTTCAACGTCCTGATTCCGCTAGGTGAATTCCTTGTAGGATTAGGATTAATCCTCGGAACCTTCACCACATTCGCAGCCTTGATGGCAATCGTGATGAATGCGGCATTCCTCTTCTCGGGTACGGTAAGCACGAATGCTCAAATGCTGCTTCTTGAAGTGTTTGTGGTAGTAGCTGCAGCAAACGCAGGGAAAATCGGTTTGGACCATTACGTTCTGCCTTATCTCCGCCGCTTCTTTAAACGGGAAGGAGCCCAAGGGCCAGCTACAGTAACCCCGCTTAGAAAGAAACATACCGCATAA
- a CDS encoding TetR/AcrR family transcriptional regulator — protein sequence MSMLKEKIIQSAIRLFTEKGFQATSIQDIADDCSIAKGSLYKHFASKDELYIQILQRRQQSMMAAVEQIRQKQLPARETYLEEIACQIEFYIEHGYYIARDHNELTSLNKDTVGAMLNQFRKEMFRYYQDILNRHYGAEVSAWKWDVTAVFCGLIREYTFHLLFGYKPLDCGVLAVFIAERMDDLVAGLSKRKTIPLLTDDLMAEYAQTEMKSLQEVHEIRRTGLFEAMRSMIPDIAAPNARKSDLSGVLELLQAEINKEQPRAFLIHALLRDLGSEVELASYVHQLQPLVLGSR from the coding sequence ATGAGCATGTTAAAGGAAAAGATCATTCAGTCTGCGATCAGGCTTTTTACAGAGAAGGGGTTTCAAGCAACATCGATCCAAGATATCGCGGATGATTGCAGCATTGCCAAGGGATCGCTGTATAAGCATTTTGCCTCGAAGGATGAGCTTTACATTCAGATTCTCCAGAGGCGGCAGCAAAGCATGATGGCTGCAGTAGAGCAAATCAGGCAGAAGCAGCTGCCTGCCAGAGAGACTTATTTGGAGGAAATCGCTTGCCAAATTGAATTTTATATCGAACATGGATATTACATCGCACGTGATCATAACGAGCTGACTTCCTTAAATAAGGATACTGTTGGAGCGATGCTGAATCAGTTTCGCAAGGAGATGTTTCGCTACTATCAGGACATATTGAATCGTCATTATGGTGCTGAAGTGTCAGCTTGGAAATGGGATGTGACTGCTGTGTTCTGCGGGTTGATCAGAGAGTACACCTTCCATCTACTGTTTGGGTATAAGCCGCTCGATTGCGGGGTGCTGGCTGTGTTTATAGCGGAACGGATGGATGATCTTGTGGCGGGGCTTTCCAAGCGGAAGACGATCCCTCTGCTTACAGATGATCTGATGGCAGAATATGCCCAGACGGAGATGAAGTCTTTACAGGAGGTTCATGAAATTCGCAGAACAGGTCTATTTGAAGCCATGCGGTCCATGATCCCTGATATTGCGGCCCCCAACGCCAGAAAAAGTGACTTGAGCGGCGTATTAGAACTGCTTCAAGCAGAAATTAATAAAGAGCAGCCAAGGGCATTTCTTATTCATGCCTTGCTACGTGATCTTGGTTCGGAAGTCGAGCTTGCCAGCTATGTTCATCAGCTTCAGCCGTTGGTGCTTGGAAGCCGCTGA
- a CDS encoding MFS transporter — MIQISGAKKYSLFILMLNLFIALLGQGMVIPILPDYLKEFDAAGSAAGYLVAAFGAAQFLFSPIGGRFSDKYGRKKMILLGLFFTVIADYLFAIAHHLVLLYIARFVGGIGLGIMVPSVLAYVADVTTDATRAKGMGYLSASMNLGMVLGPGIGGIIAQAGIRMPYYIAAALGLAATLLTFILPETLPSHLRKAASSSGVKQPSILKQLLQSFRSPYFKLLLLILIITFGLINYETVYSLYVEQKYGFTSREISILITLGALIGTVVQVWLIESAINRLGESKLIKWSLLITSASLVLMLIKVNFVYLLAVSSLFFIFNAFLRPTINTLLSKQAKDQQGFVSGLNTTYTSLGNVIGPVLAGNFFDKNLNFPYIMGAIILLASVFFPLRNYNSNIERGVTDE; from the coding sequence ATGATTCAAATTTCAGGAGCAAAGAAATATTCGTTATTTATTCTAATGCTTAACCTATTTATAGCTTTGTTAGGACAAGGAATGGTCATTCCCATCCTGCCTGATTATCTTAAGGAGTTTGATGCAGCAGGATCTGCGGCAGGCTACTTGGTAGCTGCCTTTGGAGCAGCTCAGTTCCTTTTCTCGCCTATTGGCGGACGCTTCTCGGATAAATACGGCCGCAAGAAGATGATCCTGTTGGGGTTATTTTTTACAGTGATTGCGGACTATTTGTTCGCCATAGCTCATCACTTGGTCCTTTTGTATATTGCCAGGTTCGTTGGCGGCATAGGGCTGGGAATTATGGTTCCGTCTGTGCTTGCTTATGTGGCCGATGTAACAACAGATGCAACAAGAGCCAAAGGAATGGGATACTTAAGTGCATCGATGAACCTCGGAATGGTGCTGGGGCCGGGTATCGGAGGGATTATAGCCCAGGCTGGCATCAGAATGCCTTATTATATCGCTGCGGCTCTAGGGCTTGCCGCTACGCTCTTGACCTTCATTTTGCCGGAAACCTTGCCTTCCCACTTAAGGAAGGCTGCGTCCTCCTCAGGGGTCAAACAGCCCTCCATTTTGAAGCAGCTCTTACAGTCTTTCCGGTCTCCTTATTTCAAATTGCTGCTGCTTATCTTGATTATTACGTTCGGATTAATTAACTATGAGACCGTGTACTCTCTGTATGTAGAGCAGAAGTATGGATTCACTTCCCGGGAGATTTCTATACTTATTACCCTTGGAGCTCTGATCGGAACGGTGGTGCAGGTATGGCTTATTGAGTCAGCCATTAACCGCTTGGGAGAAAGCAAGCTGATTAAATGGTCGTTATTGATCACTTCCGCTTCCCTAGTACTTATGCTCATTAAAGTTAATTTTGTGTATTTGCTGGCCGTATCTTCGCTCTTCTTTATATTCAATGCCTTTTTAAGACCGACGATTAATACCCTGCTCTCCAAACAGGCCAAAGATCAGCAAGGATTTGTATCGGGACTAAATACCACTTACACTAGCCTTGGAAATGTGATAGGGCCTGTCTTAGCTGGGAACTTTTTTGATAAAAATCTAAATTTCCCTTATATTATGGGGGCTATTATTTTGCTCGCTTCGGTGTTTTTTCCACTGCGGAATTACAATTCTAATATAGAACGGGGCGTTACGGATGAATGA
- a CDS encoding LutB/LldF family L-lactate oxidation iron-sulfur protein has protein sequence MSLQTDKRGFDKRTAEGMRNLFMRSSVSSAQDSLKTRRLTAASALGDWEQWRELGQQIRKHTLENLDHYLEELAVNVEKRGGKVLFASTKEDASSYINQVAAAKQAKKIVKSKSMVTEEIEMNRVLIEAGCEVVETDLGEYILQLDDWDPPSHIVAPALHKDRAQIRNVFEHKLSYKGDETPENLTAYARDQLRKKFLEADIGITGCNFAIANMGAINLVTNEGNGDLTAAIPKTHIAVMGMERVVPTLEEMEVLDNLLCRSAVGQKLTSYITVMGPSAAGESDGPEEFHLVIVDNGRSDILASEFREALQCIRCGACLNVCPVYRHIGGHAYGSIYPGPIGAVITPLLGGYNNYKELPYASSLCAACTDVCPVKIPLHEQLILHRQKIVSQKRTGPGEQIQMKAISRVTGSPSLFRKAIRLANPGSRLISKNGRIVRGPGMVRNWLKVRELPQPVKHQDSFRSWYEKRRGGGAK, from the coding sequence ATGAGTCTGCAAACCGATAAACGAGGTTTTGACAAACGTACTGCAGAGGGTATGAGGAACTTATTTATGCGAAGCAGCGTCAGCTCGGCACAAGACAGCCTTAAGACAAGACGCTTGACCGCGGCTTCAGCTCTCGGCGATTGGGAGCAGTGGCGAGAGCTCGGCCAGCAAATCCGCAAGCATACGCTCGAGAACCTGGACCACTATTTGGAGGAGCTTGCTGTCAATGTAGAGAAAAGAGGCGGGAAGGTCCTTTTTGCCAGTACCAAGGAAGACGCAAGCAGCTATATCAATCAGGTTGCAGCAGCCAAACAGGCCAAGAAAATCGTGAAATCCAAATCTATGGTTACAGAAGAAATAGAAATGAACCGTGTGCTGATCGAAGCCGGCTGCGAAGTGGTCGAGACCGATCTCGGCGAATATATTTTACAGCTGGATGATTGGGATCCCCCTTCTCACATTGTTGCCCCAGCCTTGCATAAGGACCGGGCTCAGATTAGAAATGTGTTTGAACACAAGCTATCTTACAAGGGGGACGAAACTCCAGAAAATCTAACAGCCTATGCGCGAGATCAGCTCCGCAAAAAATTCCTTGAAGCAGATATCGGCATTACAGGCTGTAACTTTGCCATCGCCAACATGGGAGCCATCAATCTCGTCACCAATGAGGGGAATGGAGATCTTACCGCCGCAATCCCCAAAACCCATATTGCCGTAATGGGCATGGAGAGAGTTGTGCCTACCCTTGAGGAAATGGAGGTGCTGGATAATCTGCTATGTCGCAGTGCCGTTGGCCAGAAGCTAACCAGCTATATCACCGTTATGGGGCCTTCTGCAGCCGGGGAATCGGACGGTCCCGAGGAGTTCCATCTCGTGATCGTAGATAACGGGCGCTCGGATATCCTTGCTAGTGAATTCCGCGAAGCTCTGCAATGCATCCGGTGCGGCGCTTGCCTTAACGTGTGCCCCGTATACCGTCATATTGGCGGACACGCTTATGGTTCCATTTATCCCGGCCCTATTGGCGCTGTGATCACCCCACTGCTTGGAGGCTATAATAATTATAAAGAGCTTCCTTATGCCTCAAGTCTCTGCGCTGCCTGTACGGATGTCTGCCCAGTGAAGATTCCCCTGCATGAGCAGCTCATCCTGCATCGCCAGAAGATCGTCAGTCAGAAGAGAACAGGGCCTGGCGAGCAAATCCAGATGAAAGCCATAAGCCGCGTAACAGGCTCTCCATCCCTATTTAGAAAAGCAATTCGATTAGCGAACCCCGGCAGCAGGCTGATCAGTAAAAACGGCCGCATCGTCCGGGGACCAGGAATGGTCAGAAATTGGCTTAAGGTTAGAGAATTACCGCAGCCCGTGAAGCATCAGGACAGCTTTCGCTCTTGGTATGAAAAACGCAGAGGGGGCGGTGCGAAGTGA
- a CDS encoding DHA2 family efflux MFS transporter permease subunit: MSSYPSAQGTPPQQASEFSIKQLFAPLVAVIIGTFMVILDSTVVNVAIPTLVNYFDTSLQTIQWSVTAYTLALSAVIPLAGWLSDKFQPKRVFLASIGLFTLGSILCALAQSPEQLILFRVLQGLGGGMVSPIGTAMVYRLAPPDKRGSVIGMFGIPMLLAPALGPVLSGWLIEYVNWQWIFLINLPIGVIGILIGAKNLPAFPGGKAPSLDVLGMILGPLAFAMITFGVSEGSESWTSASTLTGLIVGGFALLLFILNCLRHKQPLLELRVFKSSDFTRGIVTSWIMQTALFGTVLLFPLLLQQVKHYTPLATGLIMLPQALGAMIFMPLAGKLFDKVGARPPLLVGMTLITAAMFTMYLTTGTSLGIIMLSLFFLGSGMGLSMMSLNTHVLTATPPTLVSRVTPLTSASQQVVSSFSIAGFTGFLSSRMTANVAGGANGDDIMQSGLSAFGDTFLLAACIACVGLALSFFLRRPKQPWAESK; the protein is encoded by the coding sequence ATGTCCAGTTATCCTAGTGCACAAGGCACACCGCCGCAGCAAGCAAGCGAATTCTCAATCAAGCAGCTGTTCGCTCCCCTTGTGGCTGTCATTATCGGCACTTTCATGGTTATCCTAGACAGCACCGTTGTAAATGTTGCCATCCCTACGCTTGTAAACTACTTTGACACTTCACTTCAAACCATTCAGTGGTCTGTGACAGCTTACACCCTAGCTCTCTCAGCGGTCATTCCGCTGGCGGGATGGTTGTCTGATAAGTTCCAGCCCAAACGCGTATTTCTTGCGTCCATAGGTCTGTTCACATTAGGGTCCATCCTGTGCGCACTTGCGCAGTCCCCTGAGCAGCTGATCTTGTTCCGGGTCCTGCAAGGGCTCGGCGGCGGAATGGTCTCGCCGATCGGGACAGCCATGGTCTACCGTCTGGCCCCGCCGGATAAACGAGGCTCCGTCATCGGGATGTTTGGCATCCCGATGCTATTGGCTCCGGCCCTTGGCCCCGTATTGTCCGGGTGGCTGATTGAATATGTGAATTGGCAGTGGATCTTTCTGATCAACCTTCCAATCGGGGTAATCGGAATCTTAATCGGCGCCAAAAATTTGCCCGCTTTCCCTGGCGGTAAAGCGCCTTCTCTGGATGTTCTGGGGATGATTCTGGGCCCTCTGGCCTTTGCTATGATCACCTTTGGAGTAAGCGAAGGCAGCGAAAGCTGGACTTCTGCCAGTACATTGACGGGGCTGATCGTGGGGGGATTTGCTCTTCTGCTCTTTATCTTGAACTGTCTAAGACATAAACAGCCGCTGCTGGAGTTACGGGTGTTCAAATCGTCAGATTTCACCCGCGGTATTGTCACTTCATGGATCATGCAAACCGCTCTATTCGGCACAGTGCTGCTGTTTCCGCTGCTGCTGCAACAGGTCAAGCATTATACGCCGCTTGCGACAGGGCTGATCATGCTGCCGCAAGCGCTGGGAGCGATGATATTTATGCCGCTGGCCGGAAAACTTTTTGACAAAGTAGGGGCACGTCCACCGCTTCTAGTTGGGATGACGCTAATCACGGCCGCGATGTTTACCATGTATCTAACGACTGGGACTTCACTAGGAATCATTATGCTCTCACTATTCTTCCTGGGCTCGGGTATGGGACTGTCCATGATGTCGCTTAACACCCATGTGTTAACTGCAACACCTCCGACCCTCGTCAGCAGAGTTACCCCTCTGACAAGCGCGTCCCAGCAGGTAGTCTCTTCCTTCTCCATCGCCGGCTTTACCGGGTTTCTCTCCTCCCGTATGACGGCTAACGTGGCAGGGGGTGCCAATGGGGATGACATCATGCAATCAGGTCTAAGCGCGTTTGGAGATACCTTCCTATTGGCCGCATGTATCGCGTGTGTTGGCCTTGCGCTAAGCTTCTTTTTAAGAAGACCGAAGCAGCCCTGGGCCGAATCAAAATAA
- a CDS encoding LutC/YkgG family protein, translating to MTDYQRESFLNSLASKLGRERKRVVTRPNWERIYPQGSRKSYSTNELVTILREQCLFIHTQLIESTPEKLQQTLNDLIASYGGGPVIRSGDSRFAKYKLEFPNSLIWEEAAGREENIRRSALANGALVFADYALAESGTVVVESRPDQGRAMHFLPAHYIAIIEKERLVHRSTQAAADLNRRIEAGEPVGSCINLISGPSNSADIEMQLVVGVHGPLRATYVLI from the coding sequence GTGACGGACTATCAGCGGGAATCGTTCCTTAACTCTCTTGCTTCCAAGCTGGGGAGAGAACGTAAAAGGGTCGTGACACGCCCGAATTGGGAACGGATATATCCTCAAGGGTCACGCAAGAGCTACAGTACCAATGAGCTTGTCACGATCCTGAGGGAGCAGTGTCTCTTCATTCATACCCAGCTCATTGAATCAACCCCTGAAAAGCTGCAGCAAACCTTAAATGATCTGATCGCCTCCTATGGCGGCGGCCCTGTTATTCGCTCTGGAGATAGCCGCTTTGCCAAATACAAGCTTGAGTTCCCAAACTCGCTCATCTGGGAAGAGGCAGCCGGACGGGAAGAGAATATAAGGCGCTCGGCGCTCGCCAATGGGGCGCTTGTATTTGCTGATTATGCACTAGCAGAATCAGGTACTGTTGTAGTTGAAAGTCGTCCTGATCAGGGACGGGCCATGCACTTTCTCCCAGCCCATTATATCGCCATAATTGAAAAAGAAAGACTTGTGCATCGCTCTACACAAGCGGCAGCCGACCTCAACCGCCGAATTGAAGCCGGGGAGCCTGTTGGCTCCTGCATCAATCTGATCTCGGGCCCTTCTAATTCTGCCGATATTGAGATGCAGCTTGTTGTCGGCGTTCACGGTCCGCTTCGCGCAACCTACGTGCTCATATAA
- a CDS encoding GIY-YIG nuclease family protein yields the protein MTTRGKSINLFLMDGTPTGIIKCTLANWTGLAYKIPRTELDKCKGRDDLSQSGVYFLFGTSDESGKGVVYIGQAGVRKSGEGLLGRLVEHKKNPEKNYWTEAIVFTTSNNSFGPTEISYLENRFCRLATDAKRYEIQNSNDPTSGNITEEKESELEEFIDYAKIVMGTLGHRLFEPLTTIKQKLDTTLETSEDEDLLLFMKRKTRRSNTMVDARCKQTNEGFVVLKGSRIETIGSDSIPYVVKESRHNAKIDKEGILQEDILCSSPSYAAAFVIGGHANGLIEWKTKDGKSLKEVENTDDIRVESVK from the coding sequence ATGACCACAAGAGGAAAAAGTATAAATCTATTTCTAATGGATGGTACTCCAACCGGAATAATCAAGTGTACTTTAGCTAACTGGACAGGCCTAGCTTACAAAATCCCGCGCACAGAACTTGATAAGTGCAAAGGTCGCGACGATCTGTCCCAAAGCGGTGTGTATTTTTTATTTGGTACTTCTGATGAATCAGGTAAGGGTGTTGTATACATAGGACAAGCTGGTGTAAGAAAAAGTGGGGAAGGGCTTCTCGGCCGTTTGGTAGAGCATAAAAAAAATCCAGAGAAAAATTATTGGACCGAAGCTATCGTGTTTACGACCTCGAATAATTCGTTTGGGCCAACCGAGATCAGCTATCTTGAAAATCGTTTCTGTAGACTTGCGACAGATGCCAAGCGATATGAGATCCAGAACAGTAATGATCCTACCTCCGGTAACATTACAGAAGAAAAAGAAAGCGAACTCGAAGAGTTCATCGACTATGCCAAAATTGTAATGGGTACTCTTGGGCACCGTCTGTTTGAACCACTGACTACTATAAAACAGAAATTAGACACCACACTAGAGACTTCTGAAGACGAGGATTTACTACTTTTCATGAAACGAAAAACTCGTAGAAGTAATACTATGGTTGATGCAAGATGTAAACAGACGAATGAAGGTTTTGTTGTCCTAAAAGGTAGCCGGATAGAAACTATTGGCTCAGATAGTATTCCATATGTGGTCAAAGAAAGTAGACACAATGCAAAGATAGATAAAGAAGGAATTTTACAAGAAGATATTCTATGTAGCAGCCCCTCTTATGCTGCTGCATTTGTCATTGGTGGCCATGCAAACGGACTTATAGAATGGAAAACAAAAGATGGGAAGTCTTTAAAAGAGGTAGAAAATACTGATGATATTAGAGTGGAGTCTGTAAAATAG
- a CDS encoding (Fe-S)-binding protein has translation MKVSIFSTCLVDLMFPNVGIAMVEVLERMGCDTKLPSSQACCGQPTYNSGYLEESKKAMKNMMLAFEDSDYVVGPSGSCVAMLHEYPAIFKGDPDWESKAISLKEKSYEFTQFLVHVLGITDVGAALKGTATYHTSCHMTRLLGERETPFLLLENVSGLELKPLKSSDNCCGFGGTFSVKMPGISEQMVDEKCNCITDTEADILISADMGCLMNIGGRLSRKEKTIKVMHIAEVLNSLPEPIKGGVGK, from the coding sequence ATGAAGGTCAGCATTTTCTCAACCTGTCTGGTGGATCTGATGTTTCCGAATGTGGGCATAGCAATGGTTGAAGTCCTTGAAAGGATGGGCTGTGATACCAAGCTGCCCTCCTCCCAGGCTTGCTGCGGACAGCCTACGTACAATAGCGGATATTTAGAGGAATCCAAGAAAGCGATGAAGAACATGATGCTTGCTTTTGAAGATTCTGACTATGTCGTCGGGCCATCAGGCTCCTGTGTGGCTATGCTTCACGAATATCCAGCTATTTTTAAAGGAGATCCCGATTGGGAGTCGAAAGCGATTTCTCTAAAAGAAAAATCCTATGAGTTCACCCAGTTCCTCGTTCATGTGCTTGGCATTACAGACGTAGGAGCCGCGCTGAAGGGAACCGCCACCTACCACACCTCCTGTCATATGACGAGACTTCTTGGCGAGAGGGAGACGCCGTTTCTCTTGCTTGAAAATGTGTCCGGCCTTGAGCTAAAGCCCCTTAAGAGCAGTGATAACTGCTGCGGCTTTGGAGGTACCTTCTCGGTCAAAATGCCAGGGATCTCCGAGCAAATGGTCGACGAAAAATGCAATTGCATCACAGACACTGAAGCAGATATTCTGATCAGCGCAGACATGGGCTGTCTGATGAACATCGGCGGACGCTTATCGCGCAAGGAGAAGACCATAAAAGTGATGCACATTGCGGAAGTGCTGAACAGCCTGCCTGAACCTATCAAAGGAGGTGTGGGGAAATGA
- a CDS encoding TetR/AcrR family transcriptional regulator — MNDQSWHQHVKNKNREDIIESAKELFFKDGFFLQVSVKDVCSLAGISRVTFYKHFSSMDDLIFEVQMTVMNEMVQYIESKDRTELTGRERLGLLLHAWIDYAQQYKRHMKFIIFFDLYYEADEFNDELRQRYESFIRQRKENHFLKSVIVRGMEDGSIREDADPNRTGMLIFTMMMGLLQRMSITQPHETDAFEDIAVSVVGMVMRSIEK; from the coding sequence ATGAATGATCAATCATGGCATCAGCATGTAAAAAATAAAAACCGTGAAGACATTATAGAGTCAGCCAAAGAGCTGTTCTTCAAGGATGGCTTCTTTCTTCAGGTCAGCGTCAAGGACGTTTGCAGCCTGGCAGGCATCAGCCGGGTTACCTTCTACAAGCATTTCAGCTCGATGGATGATTTAATCTTCGAAGTGCAAATGACCGTAATGAATGAGATGGTGCAATATATAGAGAGCAAGGATAGAACAGAGCTGACTGGAAGAGAGCGGTTGGGGCTGCTGCTTCATGCCTGGATTGATTATGCCCAGCAGTATAAACGGCATATGAAATTTATTATCTTTTTCGATCTCTACTATGAAGCAGACGAATTTAACGATGAGCTTCGCCAGAGGTATGAGAGCTTTATCCGGCAGCGCAAAGAGAATCATTTTCTGAAGTCTGTAATTGTTCGCGGGATGGAAGACGGCTCAATCAGAGAGGATGCAGATCCTAATCGAACGGGAATGCTCATTTTCACTATGATGATGGGACTGCTGCAGCGGATGAGCATTACTCAGCCGCATGAGACAGATGCATTTGAGGATATCGCTGTTTCTGTAGTAGGCATGGTCATGCGTTCTATTGAAAAGTAG
- a CDS encoding M4 family metallopeptidase produces the protein MGKIWTIILGGSLLLGTVATSAPYAYADASPLGMQPTFIADSWSSPSASTDEALIWKYLLSKKSDFGLLSTDTDIQSQFKITTRSTDDVGVRHYRLKQYVDGTPIYAGDQTIHINQAGQVSAFVGAVLPESEVKVPTTTPKISPEEAIKIAYDEAESRIGKPMTQDTISVTDSVYSEEATEGNTIAVPSVDPTDNSKMVKNLIDAAEADPKADLYILPYEGQTFLVYVTEVNVMSPQLLRTRYFIDATNGKIIKQVDILNQATGTGTGVLGDTKSFTTTLSGSTYQLRDTTRGSGISTYTAGNRQTYPGTLLTDSDNKWTDPAAVDAHYYAGVVYDYYKNRFGRNSYNGNNAAIRSTVHYGSRYNNAAWTGTQMIYGDGDGTTFRAFSGDLDVIGHELTHAVTEYTAGLEYEYEPGALNESFSDIIGNDIQGKNWLIGDDIYTPNIPGDALRSMSNPTLYGQPDSYKDRYTGSGDYGGVHTNSGINNKAYYLIAQGGTHNGVTVTGIGRSAAIRIFYSTLVNYLTPTSNFSTARAAAIAAATDLYGANSSQVTAVKKAYDAVGVK, from the coding sequence ATGGGAAAAATTTGGACGATCATTCTTGGGGGATCGCTGCTGCTTGGCACAGTGGCCACTAGTGCTCCCTACGCTTATGCCGATGCTTCACCACTAGGCATGCAGCCTACATTTATCGCTGACTCATGGAGTTCCCCTTCTGCTTCGACCGATGAAGCCTTGATTTGGAAGTATCTGCTGAGCAAAAAATCCGACTTCGGCTTATTGAGCACCGACACGGACATTCAGTCCCAATTTAAAATCACAACCCGATCTACAGATGACGTAGGCGTTCGCCACTACCGCCTCAAGCAATATGTCGACGGCACACCAATCTATGCCGGTGACCAGACCATTCATATTAACCAGGCCGGACAAGTCTCTGCATTTGTTGGCGCTGTCTTACCTGAGTCTGAAGTAAAGGTACCCACTACCACACCCAAAATCAGCCCCGAAGAAGCCATAAAGATTGCTTATGATGAAGCAGAGTCCCGCATTGGTAAACCCATGACTCAGGACACAATCAGCGTAACGGACAGTGTATACAGCGAGGAAGCTACAGAAGGGAATACGATTGCCGTACCTTCTGTCGACCCTACTGACAACTCGAAAATGGTGAAGAATCTAATTGACGCTGCTGAGGCAGATCCTAAAGCAGACTTGTACATTTTACCTTATGAAGGACAGACCTTCCTGGTTTATGTCACAGAAGTCAATGTCATGAGCCCACAGCTTCTGCGCACCCGCTATTTCATCGATGCAACAAATGGAAAGATCATCAAGCAGGTGGACATCCTGAACCAGGCTACCGGAACTGGAACCGGCGTGCTTGGAGACACTAAGTCGTTCACAACCACTTTATCCGGCAGCACTTATCAGCTCCGTGATACCACTCGTGGCAGCGGCATCTCCACCTATACAGCCGGCAATCGCCAGACTTACCCTGGAACACTGCTCACAGATTCAGATAACAAATGGACTGACCCGGCTGCGGTTGATGCCCATTATTACGCAGGTGTTGTATACGATTACTATAAGAACAGATTCGGCAGAAACAGCTATAATGGCAACAATGCCGCCATTCGCTCAACCGTTCATTACGGCTCCAGATATAACAATGCCGCCTGGACAGGGACACAGATGATTTATGGAGATGGGGATGGAACGACCTTCCGGGCATTTTCCGGAGACCTTGACGTTATCGGCCATGAGCTGACTCACGCTGTAACCGAATATACAGCCGGCCTGGAATACGAGTACGAGCCTGGGGCGCTTAATGAATCGTTCTCCGATATTATCGGCAATGATATTCAAGGCAAGAATTGGCTGATCGGTGATGATATCTATACGCCAAATATTCCTGGAGACGCTCTGCGTTCCATGTCCAATCCAACTCTGTACGGTCAGCCTGATAGCTATAAAGACCGGTATACAGGGTCTGGAGATTACGGCGGTGTGCATACCAACAGCGGAATTAATAATAAAGCCTACTACCTTATCGCCCAAGGCGGCACCCATAATGGCGTAACCGTTACCGGTATCGGCCGTTCTGCAGCTATTCGCATCTTCTATAGCACCCTGGTCAATTACCTGACTCCGACTTCTAATTTCTCTACGGCTCGTGCCGCAGCTATTGCCGCAGCAACAGATTTGTACGGTGCGAACTCATCCCAAGTCACCGCCGTCAAGAAGGCCTATGATGCTGTCGGAGTGAAATAA